In one window of Candidatus Binatia bacterium DNA:
- a CDS encoding TraR/DksA C4-type zinc finger protein, with product MKESELLKLARELRKQRAALLHAVAETEADLAAIAAEREAELEELAQEERAARLYDRLGEHERRELALIEDALRRIAEGSYGVCVDCGGKIPIARLRAIPQTPYCVKCAERREKEVPEATEEEEEATPKRGGLPGDLELLSDRELEEALRDTVREDGRVDMEELRIVARHGVVYLEGALPSELEHQILLKLLTDVAGVQEIVDRLQISELLWEREDRDKPVVPPAVEVRPEPPQTEDVVEAIEEGKEYAPPAEPLPDED from the coding sequence ATGAAAGAAAGCGAGCTATTGAAACTGGCCCGAGAGCTGCGCAAACAACGTGCGGCCTTGCTGCACGCCGTGGCCGAAACCGAGGCCGACCTGGCAGCCATTGCTGCCGAGCGGGAGGCCGAGCTCGAAGAACTCGCTCAGGAGGAACGCGCAGCGCGGCTTTACGATCGGCTCGGCGAACACGAACGCCGTGAGCTTGCCCTGATTGAGGATGCCCTCCGCCGCATTGCCGAAGGGAGCTACGGGGTTTGCGTCGACTGCGGCGGAAAAATTCCCATCGCTCGGCTGCGTGCCATCCCGCAAACACCTTACTGTGTTAAATGCGCCGAACGTCGGGAAAAAGAAGTTCCCGAAGCGACGGAAGAAGAAGAGGAGGCCACGCCTAAGCGCGGGGGGCTGCCCGGTGATCTCGAATTGCTCTCCGACCGCGAGCTCGAAGAGGCTTTGCGCGACACTGTGCGCGAAGACGGGCGCGTCGACATGGAAGAGCTTCGCATCGTGGCTCGCCACGGGGTGGTGTATCTCGAAGGCGCCCTACCGAGCGAGCTTGAGCACCAAATCCTGCTGAAGCTGTTAACCGATGTCGCCGGCGTGCAGGAAATTGTCGACCGGTTGCAAATCAGCGAGCTCCTGTGGGAGCGAGAGGATCGGGACAAGCCGGTCGTCCCACCGGCGGTCGAGGTGCGGCCGGAGCCGCCGCAAACCGAGGACGTGGTGGAGGCCATCGAAGAAGGTAAGGAGTACGCCCCACCGGCCGAACCCTTGCCCGACGAGGACTGA
- a CDS encoding Hsp20/alpha crystallin family protein → MAKAKAKGTKKQSNRGGEVVPVRAAPVERVVVDPFERFVERFFSDLPRFPWPRIEWPEVWRPLREFELKVPAVDVYEEGDDVVVKAELPGLTKDQIEVSLTDKTLTIKGEKQRSEEVKEKDYYRSERTFGSFTRTITLPVEVKADAASATLKDGVLEIRLPKTEEPGKRPKKIEVQAA, encoded by the coding sequence ATGGCAAAGGCCAAAGCGAAGGGAACCAAGAAACAAAGCAACCGCGGGGGCGAAGTTGTCCCGGTACGCGCGGCGCCCGTCGAGCGGGTAGTCGTCGACCCGTTCGAGCGCTTTGTGGAGCGCTTCTTTTCCGACTTACCGAGGTTCCCGTGGCCACGGATCGAGTGGCCAGAGGTCTGGCGGCCGCTTCGTGAGTTCGAACTCAAGGTCCCAGCGGTTGACGTTTACGAGGAAGGAGATGACGTCGTCGTCAAGGCGGAACTTCCGGGCCTAACCAAGGACCAGATCGAGGTCAGCCTGACGGATAAGACGCTCACGATTAAGGGCGAAAAGCAACGGAGCGAGGAGGTGAAGGAAAAGGACTACTACCGTAGCGAACGAACCTTTGGCTCGTTTACGCGCACGATTACTTTGCCAGTTGAAGTGAAGGCTGACGCCGCCAGCGCAACCCTCAAAGATGGCGTCCTCGAAATTCGTCTGCCGAAAACCGAAGAGCCTGGGAAGCGGCCGAAGAAGATCGAAGTGCAGGCCGCATAA
- a CDS encoding glucose-1-phosphate thymidylyltransferase translates to MKAVVLCAGLGTRLRPLTFSTAKHLIPVANKPVLFYGLESLVEVGVREIGIVVSRESRPVIQNAVDDGSRWGAIVTYIEQEKPQGLAHACACAETFVGDEPFIMYLGDNLLPNGLRAPVELFRTSKANAVVLLKEVDDPSRFGIAEVQGQRIVRLVEKPENPPSNLAIVGGYIFDRNIFDSIRRIKPSWRGEYEITDAIQDLVDRGFTVVPYIVPGWWKDTGKPEDILDANRVILDGMRSAIEGEVDATSELNGTVIVAPGAEIVNSRIHGPVIIGKDARVFDAQVGPYVSLGDRVHVLHSVVRNSVIMEDSLIEKVAEPVCDSLIGRRVLLRGTTKTSGLRVLLGDYCEVELGK, encoded by the coding sequence ATGAAAGCTGTAGTTCTTTGCGCGGGCCTAGGAACGCGGTTGCGTCCTTTGACCTTCAGCACAGCCAAGCACCTGATTCCTGTGGCGAATAAGCCGGTGTTGTTTTACGGGCTTGAAAGTCTCGTGGAAGTTGGGGTGCGCGAGATTGGCATTGTCGTGAGCCGGGAAAGTCGGCCCGTGATTCAGAACGCTGTCGACGACGGGAGTCGATGGGGGGCAATAGTCACGTACATCGAGCAGGAGAAGCCGCAGGGGCTGGCTCATGCCTGCGCATGTGCGGAGACGTTTGTCGGGGACGAACCTTTCATCATGTACTTAGGGGACAACCTGCTGCCCAATGGCTTGCGAGCGCCAGTGGAGCTCTTCCGGACCAGTAAGGCGAACGCTGTGGTCCTCCTCAAGGAGGTGGATGATCCGTCTCGCTTTGGCATCGCCGAAGTCCAAGGGCAGCGCATCGTGCGCTTGGTAGAGAAGCCGGAGAATCCACCGTCGAACCTCGCCATTGTCGGCGGATACATTTTCGATCGCAATATTTTTGACTCCATCCGCCGCATCAAGCCGTCGTGGCGCGGCGAGTACGAGATTACCGACGCAATCCAAGACTTGGTCGATCGCGGCTTCACCGTAGTGCCCTACATTGTGCCGGGTTGGTGGAAGGACACAGGAAAACCCGAGGACATCTTGGATGCGAACCGGGTGATCTTGGATGGCATGCGCAGCGCCATCGAGGGAGAAGTGGACGCAACCTCGGAACTCAACGGAACGGTGATTGTTGCGCCCGGGGCGGAAATTGTGAACTCGCGAATCCACGGCCCCGTGATTATTGGCAAGGACGCCCGCGTGTTTGATGCTCAAGTGGGCCCGTATGTGTCTCTGGGCGACCGAGTACATGTTCTTCACAGCGTGGTGCGCAACTCGGTGATCATGGAAGACTCGCTCATCGAAAAGGTTGCGGAGCCGGTGTGCGATAGCTTGATCGGTCGCCGCGTACTTCTGCGCGGCACTACCAAGACTTCGGGCCTGCGGGTGCTACTCGGCGATTATTGCGAAGTGGAGCTTGGCAAGTAA